The Nocardia arthritidis genome has a window encoding:
- a CDS encoding alanine--tRNA ligase-related protein, with translation MITTDQTIHTFVEFFRERGHELVPSESLVSPPGDPVLFTTSGMHPLTPYLRGRPHPLGRRLTNRQRCLRTTDLDEVGDDTHLTVFEMLGSWSLGDYDGPQSLRWGYQLLRDGFGIDPGRMHVTVFAGDDYVGPDHESWQTWDELGLPVEPTTDENWWNGPTGLCGPDSEIFVWTGPGIPQGTPTTDDRWVEVWNHVMMRYVRHSDGTLEPLDRPSVDTGMGLERLVRILRNVQSVYEIDLFEPWRTTLPRLWGSLNEPSLRLLSDHLRSTIVVLGDRITPSNTGRGYVPRRLLRRALTTLWRDDPTRTLSDLPIDLIEDTLGHFRQSRHPQEVRSDLLDEEHKFALLLRRGRQVLSHKRFTGPLSDDDYRYLHDTHGLPRDLVVYLSTENAGRS, from the coding sequence ATGATCACAACAGACCAGACCATTCACACCTTCGTCGAATTCTTCCGCGAACGCGGCCATGAACTCGTGCCCAGCGAATCGCTGGTTTCCCCGCCGGGGGATCCGGTGCTGTTCACCACCTCCGGCATGCACCCGTTGACCCCGTATCTGCGGGGCCGCCCACATCCGCTGGGTCGACGGCTCACCAATAGGCAGCGGTGTCTGCGCACCACCGATCTGGACGAGGTCGGCGACGATACGCATTTGACCGTCTTCGAGATGCTCGGCTCGTGGTCGCTCGGCGACTACGACGGTCCGCAGAGCCTGCGGTGGGGTTACCAGCTGCTGCGCGACGGTTTCGGCATCGATCCCGGACGAATGCACGTCACGGTCTTCGCCGGGGACGACTATGTCGGACCCGACCACGAATCCTGGCAGACGTGGGATGAGCTGGGGTTACCGGTCGAACCGACCACGGACGAGAACTGGTGGAACGGCCCCACCGGCCTGTGCGGCCCCGATTCGGAAATCTTCGTCTGGACGGGCCCCGGGATACCGCAGGGCACACCGACAACCGACGACCGCTGGGTCGAGGTGTGGAACCACGTCATGATGCGATACGTCCGGCACTCGGACGGCACCCTCGAGCCGTTGGACCGGCCGAGTGTCGACACCGGTATGGGACTGGAACGACTGGTGCGCATCCTGCGGAATGTCCAATCCGTCTACGAGATCGACCTTTTCGAGCCGTGGCGAACCACCCTGCCCCGGCTCTGGGGATCCTTGAACGAACCGTCGCTGCGCCTGCTGTCGGATCATCTGCGATCCACCATCGTCGTTCTCGGCGACCGGATCACACCGTCCAACACCGGCCGCGGGTACGTGCCGCGTCGACTGCTCCGTCGCGCGCTCACCACCCTGTGGCGCGACGACCCCACCCGCACACTGTCCGACCTCCCGATCGACCTGATCGAAGACACCCTCGGACACTTCCGGCAGTCGCGTCACCCGCAGGAGGTGCGCTCGGACCTGCTCGACGAGGAACACAAATTCGCCCTGCTGCTCCGACGCGGACGACAAGTCTTGTCCCACAAGCGTTTCACCGGCCCCCTGAGCGATGACGACTACCGGTACCTGCACGACACCCACGGCCTGCCCCGCGACCTCGTGGTGTACCTCAGCACGGAAAACGCTGGCAGGTCTTGA
- the pepN gene encoding aminopeptidase N yields the protein MSAPSLTRDQAIARAATVEVDNYRIHLDLSEQPAEPAGGTFRSLTTVTFTATPGSQTFIDLTAETVRSVTLNGAPVEISDSVSSPGILLRGLAERNELVVDADCCYSRTGEGLHRFVDPADGKTYLSNQFEPTQAKRVFACFDQPDLKATFDVAVTAPADWEVVSLGATVGVEKDGDKATHTFATTARLSTYLMVICAGHYVRWDDVYTDEHGTIPLGILARASLAEYLDTERLFAETKQGFAFYHANFGVPYPFGKYDQIFCPEYNMGAMEHPGAVTFTEAYVFRSKVTRASYERRCNVVLHEMAHMWFGNLVTMRWWDDLWLNESFATFAANLAQADATEYTTCWTSFANNEKALAYAQDQLASTHPIVADIPDIDSVQVNFDAITYQKGASVLKQLAAYVGREPFLAGLRNYFTEHAYGNATLADLVRAVADSSGRDLSGWSAQWLESTGINTLRAEFTVTDGTFTSFAVVQEGAAPGAGEFRTHRMAIGIYSDHDGKLVRTKRIELDIAAAGRTEVPELVGVQRGALVLLNDDDLTYCSLRLDPDSLRTVLARIADIEDPLPRTLCWSAAWEMVRNAELRTRDYLGLVLRGIGAESEIAVVQRVLLQTQTALSRYADPDWAAETGWAIYTDGVVALARAAAPGSDHQLALVNALTGIAGPFDASLGARLPQRQLDLLAALLDGDPAEVGLPGLAVDTDLRWKIIRTLASAGRIDADGPATPVIDAELARDATDHGRRHAAAAAVARPQAAVKKAAWDRLLVDTTLANTTVRAIAFNFAPSGQEHLLTDYIDRYFAELPAAWERQSAAVAQTLSRALYPHQITTAAVHAAERFLAEEHPGPLRRLVLEGKDGVERALRARTFDATDR from the coding sequence TTGTCCGCACCGAGCCTCACCCGCGACCAAGCGATCGCCCGGGCTGCCACAGTCGAGGTCGACAACTATCGGATCCATCTGGATCTCAGCGAGCAGCCCGCCGAACCGGCCGGCGGCACGTTCCGATCGCTCACCACGGTCACCTTCACCGCGACCCCCGGTTCGCAGACCTTCATCGACCTCACGGCGGAGACGGTCCGCTCGGTGACGCTCAACGGCGCCCCGGTCGAGATCTCCGATTCCGTCAGCTCACCGGGAATCCTGTTGCGCGGCTTGGCCGAACGCAACGAACTGGTCGTCGACGCGGACTGCTGTTACTCGCGCACCGGTGAGGGCCTGCACCGTTTCGTCGACCCGGCCGACGGAAAAACCTACCTGTCGAACCAGTTCGAGCCCACCCAAGCCAAACGGGTATTCGCCTGCTTCGACCAGCCGGATTTGAAGGCCACCTTCGATGTCGCGGTCACCGCGCCCGCCGACTGGGAGGTCGTCTCGCTGGGCGCCACCGTCGGCGTCGAAAAAGACGGTGACAAGGCCACCCACACCTTCGCCACCACCGCACGCCTGTCCACCTATCTGATGGTCATCTGCGCCGGGCACTATGTGCGCTGGGATGATGTCTACACCGACGAGCACGGCACCATCCCGCTGGGCATCCTGGCCCGCGCGTCCCTGGCCGAATACCTCGATACGGAACGGCTTTTCGCCGAAACCAAACAGGGTTTCGCCTTCTACCACGCCAATTTCGGTGTGCCGTACCCGTTCGGCAAGTACGACCAGATCTTCTGTCCCGAATACAACATGGGCGCCATGGAACATCCTGGCGCGGTCACCTTCACCGAGGCGTATGTATTCCGTTCCAAGGTGACTCGCGCCTCCTACGAACGCCGCTGCAATGTCGTGCTGCACGAGATGGCGCACATGTGGTTCGGCAACTTGGTCACCATGCGGTGGTGGGACGACCTGTGGTTGAACGAGTCGTTCGCCACCTTCGCCGCCAACCTGGCCCAGGCCGACGCCACCGAATACACCACATGCTGGACCAGCTTCGCCAACAACGAGAAGGCGCTGGCCTACGCGCAGGATCAGCTGGCGTCCACGCACCCGATCGTCGCCGACATCCCCGATATCGATTCGGTGCAGGTGAATTTCGACGCGATCACCTATCAGAAGGGCGCTTCGGTGCTCAAGCAGCTGGCCGCCTATGTGGGGCGGGAACCGTTCCTGGCCGGTCTGCGGAACTATTTCACCGAACACGCCTATGGCAATGCGACGCTCGCGGATCTGGTTCGGGCAGTGGCCGATTCGTCCGGCCGCGACCTGTCCGGGTGGAGTGCGCAGTGGCTCGAGAGCACCGGTATCAACACGCTGCGTGCCGAATTCACGGTCACCGACGGCACATTCACCTCCTTCGCGGTGGTGCAGGAGGGTGCGGCTCCGGGGGCCGGTGAGTTCCGCACGCATCGGATGGCCATCGGAATCTATTCCGATCATGATGGAAAGCTGGTGCGTACCAAGCGAATCGAGCTCGATATCGCCGCGGCCGGACGCACCGAGGTGCCGGAATTGGTCGGCGTGCAGCGCGGTGCGCTGGTGCTGCTCAACGACGACGATCTCACCTACTGTTCGCTGCGGCTGGACCCGGATTCGTTGCGCACCGTGCTGGCGCGGATCGCCGATATCGAGGACCCGCTGCCGCGCACGTTGTGCTGGTCCGCGGCCTGGGAAATGGTCCGCAACGCGGAGTTGCGCACCCGCGACTATCTCGGCCTGGTGTTGCGCGGTATCGGCGCCGAGTCGGAAATCGCTGTGGTGCAACGAGTTCTGCTGCAAACCCAGACGGCGCTGAGCCGCTACGCCGACCCGGACTGGGCGGCCGAGACCGGGTGGGCGATCTACACCGACGGTGTGGTGGCGCTGGCCCGCGCGGCCGCGCCGGGCTCCGATCATCAGTTGGCGTTGGTCAACGCGCTCACCGGCATCGCCGGGCCGTTCGACGCTTCACTGGGCGCGCGCCTGCCGCAACGCCAGCTCGATCTGCTGGCCGCGCTGCTCGACGGCGACCCGGCCGAGGTCGGCCTGCCGGGGCTGGCGGTGGATACCGACCTGCGTTGGAAGATCATCCGGACCCTCGCCTCGGCGGGTCGCATCGATGCCGACGGCCCCGCGACCCCGGTCATCGATGCCGAGCTCGCCCGCGACGCCACCGATCACGGCCGCCGCCACGCGGCCGCCGCAGCTGTCGCCCGCCCACAGGCGGCGGTGAAGAAGGCCGCCTGGGACCGCCTGCTTGTCGACACCACCCTGGCCAACACCACGGTGCGCGCCATCGCGTTCAACTTCGCCCCGTCCGGTCAGGAGCACCTGCTCACCGACTATATCGACCGGTATTTCGCCGAGCTCCCGGCAGCGTGGGAGCGGCAGTCGGCAGCGGTCGCCCAGACCCTGTCCCGAGCCCTCTACCCGCATCAGATCACCACCGCCGCCGTCCACGCGGCGGAGCGTTTCCTCGCCGAAGAGCACCCGGGGCCTTTGCGCCGCTTGGTGCTGGAAGGTAAGGACGGTGTCGAACGGGCTTTGCGCGCAAGGACATTCGACGCCACCGATAGGTAG
- a CDS encoding DUF6412 domain-containing protein → MEFSDQVLVLKFVAASILLFMLPVTVGGAAQAMAAAVVVLVVAIAAALIGGSARSTGYSLVNACDDAFGAVSCRHSDPDAAGHVRARAPGRRIAAA, encoded by the coding sequence ATGGAATTCAGCGACCAGGTGTTGGTGCTGAAGTTCGTCGCCGCCTCGATTCTGCTGTTCATGCTGCCGGTTACCGTCGGGGGCGCGGCGCAGGCGATGGCCGCGGCCGTCGTGGTGCTTGTGGTGGCGATCGCGGCCGCGTTGATCGGTGGTTCGGCACGGTCGACGGGCTACTCGCTGGTCAATGCCTGTGACGACGCTTTTGGGGCCGTCTCGTGCAGGCATAGTGACCCCGATGCCGCCGGGCATGTTCGAGCGCGCGCCCCAGGACGGCGAATCGCGGCAGCCTAG
- a CDS encoding protein kinase family protein encodes MAAYSAVSTSLALCSDRELCHLVDTAAPLGSGVGGTSALLEVDGTPVFVKRLALTDLERRPDNIRSTANLFGLPVFCHSGLGVPGSPGWGAWRELAVHIMTTNWVLAHDHEGFPLMYHWRVLPHTGQALPEELADVENVVAYWGGGPQVRHRVEALRDSTACVALFLEYIPQNLHDWLDVQVKADAETAVRACSMVVKELDAGISFMNARGLLHFDGHFQNILTDGERLFFTDYGLAISSRFDLSKEEVDFFAEHQTYDRSYTLTHLVQWLVVALYGYKQDERIAFVHACARGKTPTGIPPQIAAILTRHAPLAATMTDYYREFRFESRHTPYPLEAIRRISGPDSLFTI; translated from the coding sequence TTGGCTGCCTACAGTGCCGTCTCGACATCATTGGCGCTGTGCAGTGATCGCGAACTGTGCCACCTGGTGGATACGGCCGCACCGCTGGGCTCCGGCGTCGGCGGGACTTCGGCGTTGCTGGAGGTCGACGGGACCCCGGTCTTCGTCAAGCGGCTGGCGCTGACCGATCTGGAAAGGCGGCCGGACAACATCCGGTCCACCGCGAACCTCTTTGGGCTACCTGTCTTCTGCCATTCCGGCCTCGGGGTCCCCGGGAGCCCGGGATGGGGCGCCTGGCGGGAGTTGGCCGTGCACATCATGACGACGAACTGGGTGCTCGCACATGACCATGAGGGCTTTCCCCTGATGTACCACTGGCGGGTGCTGCCGCACACCGGGCAGGCGCTGCCCGAGGAGCTGGCCGATGTGGAGAACGTCGTCGCCTACTGGGGAGGCGGACCACAGGTGCGCCACCGGGTCGAGGCGCTGCGGGACTCCACGGCTTGCGTCGCACTGTTTCTGGAGTACATCCCGCAGAATCTGCACGACTGGCTGGACGTTCAGGTCAAAGCCGACGCCGAGACGGCCGTGCGGGCATGCTCCATGGTGGTGAAGGAACTCGACGCCGGGATCTCTTTCATGAACGCCCGCGGGCTCCTGCATTTCGACGGCCACTTCCAGAACATCCTCACCGACGGCGAGCGGCTGTTCTTCACCGACTACGGCCTCGCGATCTCCTCCCGGTTCGATCTGTCGAAGGAGGAGGTCGACTTCTTCGCTGAACACCAGACCTATGACCGCAGCTACACCCTCACCCATCTCGTGCAGTGGCTCGTCGTCGCCCTGTACGGGTACAAGCAGGACGAGCGCATCGCGTTCGTACACGCCTGCGCCCGAGGGAAAACGCCGACAGGGATCCCGCCGCAGATCGCGGCGATCCTCACCCGCCACGCCCCGCTTGCCGCGACAATGACCGACTACTACCGCGAATTCCGTTTCGAGAGCAGGCACACCCCGTATCCCCTGGAGGCGATTCGCCGGATCAGCGGGCCGGACAGCTTGTTCACCATCTGA
- a CDS encoding MarR family winged helix-turn-helix transcriptional regulator: MTSHVDPDQSIGFALKRLQQTLRSRMDTALAEYGLTAPQYAVLAMLAEYPGMSNAELARRNFVAAPTMLRILHALSHAGFIDRAEPSPEQRARGNVLTGLGKRRLAAAAASVQELESLLLAQAEPDHVRIMGWLRTCAEKLGDASC; encoded by the coding sequence GTGACCTCCCACGTCGATCCGGATCAGTCGATAGGGTTCGCGCTCAAGCGACTTCAGCAGACGCTGCGCTCCCGCATGGACACGGCGCTGGCCGAGTACGGTCTCACCGCTCCGCAATACGCGGTACTCGCCATGCTGGCCGAGTACCCCGGGATGTCGAATGCCGAACTCGCCCGCCGAAACTTCGTCGCCGCGCCGACGATGCTGCGGATTCTGCACGCACTCAGTCATGCGGGTTTCATCGACCGCGCCGAACCATCCCCGGAACAGCGCGCCCGCGGCAATGTACTGACCGGGCTCGGCAAACGACGACTGGCCGCCGCCGCGGCGTCGGTGCAGGAGCTGGAGAGTCTGCTGCTCGCCCAGGCCGAACCCGATCACGTCCGGATCATGGGTTGGTTGCGCACCTGCGCCGAAAAACTCGGCGATGCTTCGTGCTGA
- a CDS encoding antibiotic biosynthesis monooxygenase family protein translates to MSTSTTISPDADLVTLINVFNVDPARQQELVEALARATREVFMTVPGFISANLHVGLDGKRVINYAQWASEELFRQALQRPDVSMHIAETTRIAESYDPTLVRVHSVHHAAERQA, encoded by the coding sequence ATGAGTACATCGACGACCATCAGCCCCGATGCCGACCTGGTCACCCTGATCAATGTGTTCAACGTCGATCCGGCACGCCAGCAGGAGCTTGTCGAAGCGCTCGCGCGGGCGACCCGGGAGGTCTTCATGACGGTGCCGGGCTTCATTTCGGCGAACCTGCATGTCGGTCTGGACGGCAAGCGGGTGATCAACTACGCCCAATGGGCCAGTGAGGAGCTGTTTCGGCAGGCGCTGCAGCGGCCGGACGTGAGTATGCATATCGCGGAGACCACTCGGATCGCCGAATCGTACGACCCGACGCTGGTGCGAGTGCATTCGGTGCACCACGCGGCGGAACGACAGGCATGA
- a CDS encoding DUF2268 domain-containing protein, with amino-acid sequence MTITVLDTYTEMTRILRAAPAARADLLRAMLEPIRGMYRYQPGDVDLTDMHRRTAGFPLDRAEDQCLAALETLAAGDAWKRMQHALDNAQTTLLAANPGFTAPDITVLLVLGDPGDTNLMGPSLGMSAFGGISGQITITLWPYPENVARIEATAVHELHHNLRFSPGGVVWNPMTVTLGEHVVSEGLADAFARQLFGDELGYTRIGVPHLTDDAVFDKVVPQLGLTGMHNFTAWVHGDAIAEHFGITPVGLPTGAGYAVGNRLVDTYLAATGQTAAQALHADSAEIIATALGR; translated from the coding sequence ATGACAATCACCGTTCTCGACACCTACACCGAGATGACGCGGATCCTGCGGGCCGCGCCCGCGGCGCGCGCCGACCTGCTGCGGGCGATGCTCGAACCCATCAGGGGGATGTACCGTTATCAGCCCGGTGATGTCGACCTGACCGATATGCACCGGCGGACGGCCGGATTCCCGCTGGACCGCGCCGAGGACCAGTGCCTTGCCGCGCTGGAGACGCTGGCAGCCGGCGATGCCTGGAAGCGAATGCAACACGCCCTGGACAACGCGCAGACCACTCTGCTGGCGGCCAATCCCGGATTCACCGCGCCGGATATCACCGTGCTTCTCGTGCTCGGCGACCCGGGTGACACCAACCTGATGGGTCCGAGCCTCGGCATGAGCGCATTCGGCGGCATCTCCGGCCAGATCACCATCACGCTGTGGCCGTATCCGGAGAACGTGGCGCGGATCGAGGCGACCGCCGTGCACGAACTGCACCACAACCTGCGCTTCAGTCCCGGTGGCGTGGTGTGGAACCCGATGACCGTCACGCTGGGTGAGCACGTGGTTTCGGAAGGGCTGGCCGACGCGTTCGCGCGCCAACTCTTCGGCGACGAACTCGGCTACACCCGGATCGGCGTGCCACACCTGACCGACGACGCGGTATTCGACAAGGTGGTGCCCCAACTCGGGCTGACCGGCATGCACAACTTCACGGCCTGGGTACACGGCGACGCCATCGCAGAACACTTCGGCATCACCCCGGTAGGTCTGCCGACCGGCGCCGGATACGCCGTCGGCAACAGGCTGGTCGACACCTACCTGGCGGCCACGGGGCAGACCGCGGCGCAGGCGTTGCACGCCGACAGCGCGGAGATCATCGCCACCGCACTGGGGCGCTGA
- a CDS encoding MerR family transcriptional regulator, whose amino-acid sequence MATASGLVSGGTGTLALGGMTQETTMEWLVNELAARAGITGRTLRHYDRIGLLSPSRIGTNGYRYYGPDAVARLQRILLMRRLGLGLPTIARVLDEEADELGALRAHIDDLEAERDLLDQRIHAVRHTLESRQAGIDPCMDVMLEGFNDRYRDEVVARWGEAAFQAANDWWHDKTLEQQRAWKRATDELVAAWIDLWRDGVAATAERAQSQAARHVAWLTEIPGTPTAEGDRERSIQMVCGLADMYVDDPRFAATYDGAAAFVRDVLHEYAKTRM is encoded by the coding sequence ATGGCTACGGCAAGCGGACTCGTCAGCGGCGGGACCGGAACGCTTGCGCTGGGTGGCATGACGCAGGAGACGACGATGGAGTGGCTGGTCAACGAGCTCGCGGCGCGGGCCGGTATCACCGGCCGGACGCTGCGGCACTACGACCGGATCGGGTTGCTGTCACCGTCGAGGATCGGGACGAACGGTTACCGGTATTACGGACCGGACGCCGTCGCCCGCCTGCAGCGCATCCTGCTCATGCGGCGGCTCGGGCTCGGCCTGCCCACCATCGCTCGGGTCCTGGACGAGGAGGCGGACGAACTCGGTGCGCTCCGGGCGCACATCGATGACCTCGAAGCCGAACGAGACCTGCTGGACCAGCGGATCCACGCCGTCCGGCACACGCTGGAATCCCGGCAGGCCGGGATCGACCCGTGCATGGACGTGATGCTGGAAGGCTTCAACGACCGATACCGGGACGAGGTTGTCGCGCGGTGGGGCGAGGCGGCGTTCCAGGCCGCCAACGACTGGTGGCACGACAAAACCCTGGAACAGCAGCGGGCGTGGAAACGTGCGACCGACGAGCTGGTCGCCGCATGGATCGACCTGTGGCGCGACGGTGTCGCGGCGACAGCGGAACGCGCGCAGTCGCAGGCCGCCCGGCATGTCGCGTGGCTGACCGAGATCCCCGGCACGCCGACCGCCGAGGGCGACCGGGAACGGTCCATTCAGATGGTGTGCGGCCTGGCCGATATGTACGTCGACGATCCGCGGTTCGCCGCCACCTATGACGGTGCGGCGGCCTTCGTCCGCGACGTATTGCACGAATACGCGAAAACCCGGATGTAG
- a CDS encoding acyl transferase — translation MRISTRTTAPLSWRSAVTALGVLACAAAIGGCSSTKTTTQPTSTTVVAAPVPSNTVTTQESAQPPTVVPQSPTVAPQPPAPETPPQPAPNPHPSSGTSFPGEGLTAQQAADLQKSVDSGHQPWRLDRVAVAKAFAQGRFGWSEVQTSTGAPVVVFVTNRDGSKVALHLIQPATHGDHGIWEVDSGVWS, via the coding sequence ATGCGCATCTCCACCCGCACCACTGCCCCGCTGTCGTGGCGGAGCGCGGTGACAGCTCTCGGCGTCCTCGCGTGTGCGGCCGCGATCGGCGGCTGTTCGTCCACCAAAACCACCACCCAGCCGACATCGACGACGGTCGTCGCCGCACCCGTTCCGTCGAACACCGTCACCACACAGGAGTCGGCGCAGCCGCCGACGGTAGTACCGCAATCGCCGACGGTCGCCCCACAGCCACCGGCTCCGGAAACCCCGCCGCAACCCGCCCCGAACCCCCATCCCTCGTCGGGAACGTCGTTCCCCGGCGAGGGCCTCACCGCCCAGCAGGCCGCGGACCTGCAGAAATCCGTCGACAGCGGGCATCAGCCGTGGCGGCTGGACCGAGTCGCCGTCGCAAAGGCCTTCGCACAGGGCCGATTCGGCTGGTCCGAAGTCCAGACCAGTACCGGCGCACCGGTGGTCGTCTTCGTCACCAACCGCGACGGCAGCAAGGTCGCATTGCACCTGATCCAGCCGGCCACGCACGGCGACCATGGCATCTGGGAAGTGGACAGCGGTGTCTGGAGCTGA
- a CDS encoding AfsR/SARP family transcriptional regulator, translating into MRFGVLGSLAVWTDDGRPVPIPDAKVRALLAGLLIAAGRPVPPDRLIEDLWSTRLPRNPLATLQSRVSQLRRTLAAAEPGGRELVRWEPAGYRLVVSPDAVDANRFRAMVAEALDTGDAALRVRLLSDALGLWRGPAYAEHADADFARAAATRLDEEQITAVEQHAQALLDVGENPALASELADLVARHPLCERLHAAHLRALYRAGRQSEALSAYAALRTRLADELGIDPGPELAALHEAILKQDPALHAKATAPAVGSPSSAIGAANLPATVTSLIGRADAVTEARAALGDSRLVTLTGPGGVGKSVLAIETARGLETRFPEGIWYADLLNLTGDAGPEEIRALVTRGEIRPAAADSDPSRAPVDPSAAFAGTLPADGDPVPTRATDPASAHTLPGETSSAPLNSEPVSTVDPARSPVDCVGATAVDSEPTSATGPAAARTLTRLGGTLSATGDSGSNKTGEWLLVLDNCDHVVDAAAEVVESLLRVAPGLRVLMTGREPLAVAGERVLWVAPLTVPSEGTGGLESSTAIALFVERATAAAPGFRLVPDNAAAVATIVRRLDGIPVALELAAIRVRSLGVTALAARLDDPLAVLTGGRGGPARHRSLRALLDSDWERLSSSERILLSRLAVHDGAVALDDVGDVGALTRLVDRSLVTMTEHSDGPRYHLRTAVRVYALEKLCAASESEKRGLTPVPSGGDAQAVA; encoded by the coding sequence ATGCGTTTCGGAGTGCTCGGCTCGTTGGCCGTATGGACCGATGACGGCAGGCCGGTGCCGATTCCGGACGCGAAGGTGCGGGCGCTGCTCGCCGGACTGTTGATCGCGGCGGGGCGGCCGGTTCCGCCGGATCGGCTGATCGAGGATCTGTGGTCGACTCGGCTGCCCCGGAACCCGTTGGCCACCTTGCAGTCCCGGGTGTCACAGCTGCGGCGCACGCTGGCCGCCGCCGAACCGGGCGGCCGCGAACTCGTGCGATGGGAGCCCGCCGGATACCGATTGGTTGTCTCTCCGGATGCCGTGGACGCCAACCGTTTTCGCGCGATGGTCGCGGAGGCGCTGGATACCGGCGATGCGGCGCTGCGGGTGCGGCTGCTCTCGGACGCGCTCGGCCTGTGGCGCGGCCCGGCATACGCCGAGCATGCCGACGCCGATTTCGCCCGCGCGGCGGCGACCCGGCTGGACGAGGAACAGATCACCGCCGTGGAACAGCACGCACAGGCACTCCTGGACGTCGGCGAAAACCCGGCGCTGGCAAGCGAACTCGCCGACCTGGTGGCCAGGCACCCGCTGTGTGAGCGCCTGCACGCCGCACATCTGCGCGCCCTCTACCGGGCCGGTAGGCAGAGCGAGGCGCTCTCGGCGTACGCCGCGCTGCGCACGCGGCTGGCCGATGAACTCGGCATCGATCCGGGTCCGGAGCTGGCGGCGCTGCACGAGGCGATCCTCAAACAGGATCCGGCGTTGCATGCGAAAGCCACCGCGCCCGCGGTCGGCTCCCCTTCTTCGGCGATCGGCGCCGCGAATCTGCCCGCAACGGTCACCTCGTTGATCGGGCGGGCCGACGCGGTGACGGAGGCGCGTGCGGCGCTGGGCGATTCCCGCCTGGTGACGCTGACCGGCCCCGGTGGAGTCGGCAAGTCGGTGCTCGCGATCGAGACGGCACGCGGCCTCGAAACCCGCTTCCCCGAAGGCATTTGGTACGCCGATCTCTTGAACCTCACCGGCGACGCCGGTCCGGAGGAGATTCGCGCGCTGGTCACTCGCGGTGAAATACGCCCAGCCGCAGCCGATTCGGACCCATCGCGTGCGCCGGTCGACCCTTCGGCCGCCTTCGCTGGAACACTTCCTGCCGATGGCGATCCCGTGCCCACGCGCGCCACGGATCCGGCTTCGGCCCACACCTTGCCCGGTGAAACCTCCTCGGCTCCACTCAATTCGGAGCCCGTCAGCACAGTTGATCCGGCGCGCTCACCAGTCGATTGCGTCGGCGCAACTGCGGTCGATTCGGAGCCCACGAGTGCGACAGGTCCGGCGGCGGCCCGCACCCTGACTCGGCTCGGTGGAACATTGTCGGCCACAGGTGATTCGGGTTCGAACAAGACCGGCGAGTGGCTGCTGGTGCTCGATAACTGCGATCATGTCGTCGACGCGGCCGCGGAGGTCGTCGAGTCGCTGCTGCGGGTGGCGCCGGGGCTGCGGGTGCTGATGACCGGTCGGGAACCGCTCGCGGTTGCGGGTGAGCGGGTGCTCTGGGTGGCGCCGCTGACCGTGCCGTCCGAGGGGACGGGTGGCCTGGAATCGTCCACCGCGATAGCGCTTTTCGTCGAGCGCGCGACTGCGGCGGCGCCCGGGTTCCGGCTGGTTCCGGACAATGCTGCCGCTGTCGCCACGATCGTCCGCCGCCTCGACGGGATCCCGGTCGCGTTGGAGCTGGCCGCGATTCGGGTGCGCAGTCTCGGCGTCACCGCGCTGGCCGCCCGCCTCGACGACCCGCTCGCCGTGCTGACCGGTGGCCGCGGCGGTCCGGCCCGGCATCGCTCGCTGCGGGCATTGCTCGACTCCGACTGGGAGCGGCTGTCGTCTTCCGAGCGAATCCTGTTGTCTCGCTTGGCTGTTCACGACGGCGCGGTTGCTCTCGACGACGTCGGCGATGTCGGTGCGCTCACCCGTCTGGTCGATCGCTCGCTGGTCACGATGACCGAACATTCGGACGGACCCCGCTACCACCTGCGCACGGCCGTCCGCGTCTACGCCTTGGAGAAGCTGTGCGCGGCAAGCGAATCCGAGAAGCGCGGGCTCACCCCGGTACCGTCCGGCGGCGACGCGCAGGCCGTCGCCTGA